AATCGATGAAGCCACCCGCGACCCCATCAATGCCTTAAATTATATCGAGCGTCAAACCTCTCCCGCCGTATTTATCCTCTTAGATTTTCACCACTATTTAAATGACCACACGATTGTCCGCAAAATCAGAGACATGGTAGAAAATATGAAACATACCTACGAGAGTTTGATTATCCTTTCTCCAATTTTAAATCTTCCAGTAGAATTAGAAAAGGATATAGCCGTAGTTGATTTCGATTTACCAGATGAGAAGGATTTAAATAAATTACTGGATGAAATTATTGAAGTCATTAGCAAGTCTGGAGAGGTTAAGATTAATCTTATCTCTGAGGTAAAGGAAAAACTCATTAATGCCGCACTTGGGCTTACTTTAAATGAGGCAGAAAATGCCTTTGCCAGGGTGATTGTCGTTGACCAAACATTAGGGGCTGAAGATATTGAGCGGATTCTTGAAGAGAAAAAACAGGTTATCCGAAAATCAGGTTTGTTAGAATATTATCATTCAACAGAGGTTATGGGAGATATTGGTGGATTAGAAAATCTTAAAGACTGGCTTGTAAAACGCTCGGTGGCTTTTACCTCCAATGCCAAAGAATTTGGTTTGCCTCAGCCAAAAGGAATTTTATTAATCGGAGTTCAAGGTTGTGGCAAAAGTCTTACGGCTAAGGCAGTTGCCGGGCTCTGGAAATTGCCGCTTCTTCGCTTTGATGTTGGCAGGGTATTCTCCGGTATTGTGGGTTCATCTGAAGATAATATGCGCCGAGCAATCAGAACCGCAGAATCAATTGCTCCGGTAATCCTCTGGATAGATGAAATAGAAAAAGCCCTTTCTGGTGTGCAAAGCTCCTCCTTTTCGGATGCAGGCACTTCAGCCAGAGTATTTAGTACCTTTCTCACCTGGCTACAAGAAAAAACTAAACCGGTATTTGTTATTGCTACGGCTAACAATATCAGCCTTCTTCCACCTGAATTGTTACGAAAAGGACGCTTTGATGAAATATTCTTTGTTGATTTACCAACCTATGAAGAAAGGCAGGATATTTTTGCCATTCATATTAAAAAGAGAAACCGTAAAGTAGAAACCTTTGATTTTGAACTCCTCGCAAAAGAATCAGAAGGATATAGTGGAGCAGAAATTGAACAGGCGGTAATTTCGGGTCTTTTTGATGCCTTTGTCTTAAAAAGAGACCTGATTACGGAAGATATTTTAAAGAGTATTAAAGAGACAATACCGCTTTCTCAAACGATGCGTGAGGCAATTGAAGACTTAAGAAACTGGGCAAAAACAAGAACACGATTTTCAAGTATTCAAAAACAACCATTAGAATCTAAAGGAAGAAGGATAGAATTGTGAATGATAACACCTCTCGGTTTCAAAAATTAGAACACGGAACAATAACTGGTGTTTTCAAAAAGGCAATTCAAAAGTTAAAACGGTTTGAACGCCTTGAAGTTAATGGACATAAGATTAAAATAGAAAATGAAGAAATAAGTAACCTTATCTTTTGTCCAAAGTGTCAGAGAAATAATCCCAAAGATAGATTATACTGTTTGTATTGCGGACATGTTTTTGAAAAGATAGCAGAAAAGACTACCGCGGATGACCTTAAACCATACCAGATAAGATGTCCAGGGTGTAGTAGAATCTGTGTTTATACCCAGACAAATTGTATTTACTGTGGGTTTAATTTTAGACCAGAACAAGAAGAAAAAAGGCGTGGAAGGGAAAAAGAGCCCTCATCAGAAAATAAGGTTATCACAGTCAATATTGATGGTAAAGTCTATCGTTCTACCGATGAAATCATTCCATCGGATGTAAAACAATTAATGGGTAGGATTAAAAATGAAGGCTATTCACAAGAATTAATTGATAGATGGATTAGGGAAAAAAAAGAGGCGAGATTAGAAAAAAGAAGGTCTTTAGAAAAAAGGGTATTTGAGTTAAAGCAACAAATTGTTTGGCGAACAATCATAGCCATTGGTTTTATTTTGTTTCTCATAATTAGTATCATTTTAAGGCTTGGAAATTATTAATAAAGGCTAACTATTCAATCACTGATTGACACAGATTAGCACGGATAAAGATAGAGGTCAGAGGATAGAGGTCAAAGGACAGATTAGGATTCTGCAAAATAGGATTTGGGGGAGACAATAAATAAATATCAAATATCAAAGGCAAAGATAGTAGATAGTAGATAGTTGATAGTTGAAGGACTATAGACTATAGACTATAGACTATAAACTATAAACCATAAACTATAAACCATAAACTATAAACTATAAACCATAAACTATAAACTATAAACCATAAACTATAAACTATAAACGAGTTTTGCAGAACTCTAACAATAAGGAGAGATAAATATGTCATCACATGGAGGAATAATTGTTTATTTTATTAGAAATGTTGCCCAGTTAATAGAAACAATTAAGGATTTACAACTAACTTATCAACAGATGGAGAATCTAAAAATGCAGACTACTGACGGCAAGATTCATAATGTTGAGGTCATTGTCAAGGACGAAAATAATCGCCAGATTGGTTTTCAGAAACAAAATGACGGCACTTATAAAATTATTGCTGATTCTACTGGTTTGACCGCGGAACAATTAAAAAAACAACAGATGTGCATTAACAAAATAAAACAACACTATG
This portion of the bacterium genome encodes:
- a CDS encoding AAA family ATPase codes for the protein MGKKMFRTLCEKEIDILIRARYPVIYIVSYEETRVMNCLKEMAEQRKKQFFIWSCTQGIHKLETPVKIDEATRDPINALNYIERQTSPAVFILLDFHHYLNDHTIVRKIRDMVENMKHTYESLIILSPILNLPVELEKDIAVVDFDLPDEKDLNKLLDEIIEVISKSGEVKINLISEVKEKLINAALGLTLNEAENAFARVIVVDQTLGAEDIERILEEKKQVIRKSGLLEYYHSTEVMGDIGGLENLKDWLVKRSVAFTSNAKEFGLPQPKGILLIGVQGCGKSLTAKAVAGLWKLPLLRFDVGRVFSGIVGSSEDNMRRAIRTAESIAPVILWIDEIEKALSGVQSSSFSDAGTSARVFSTFLTWLQEKTKPVFVIATANNISLLPPELLRKGRFDEIFFVDLPTYEERQDIFAIHIKKRNRKVETFDFELLAKESEGYSGAEIEQAVISGLFDAFVLKRDLITEDILKSIKETIPLSQTMREAIEDLRNWAKTRTRFSSIQKQPLESKGRRIEL
- a CDS encoding zinc ribbon domain-containing protein — translated: MNDNTSRFQKLEHGTITGVFKKAIQKLKRFERLEVNGHKIKIENEEISNLIFCPKCQRNNPKDRLYCLYCGHVFEKIAEKTTADDLKPYQIRCPGCSRICVYTQTNCIYCGFNFRPEQEEKRRGREKEPSSENKVITVNIDGKVYRSTDEIIPSDVKQLMGRIKNEGYSQELIDRWIREKKEARLEKRRSLEKRVFELKQQIVWRTIIAIGFILFLIISIILRLGNY
- a CDS encoding DUF1257 domain-containing protein — translated: MSSHGGIIVYFIRNVAQLIETIKDLQLTYQQMENLKMQTTDGKIHNVEVIVKDENNRQIGFQKQNDGTYKIIADSTGLTAEQLKKQQMCINKIKQHYAYNVVIQELKKQGYQLVEEKKVEKNTLKLIARRWI